A window of the Sphaerobacter thermophilus DSM 20745 genome harbors these coding sequences:
- a CDS encoding thioredoxin family protein, translating into MPVSRERFAQGLTADEFQARMTQNQERYEANIAAAAAIITDDDRRAFGARPLSIVAIAEDWCTDVIHFLPVVVALSREIPSIDLRIFLRDENLDLMDQYLNQGKYRSIPVFVLYDADWNELGHFIERPAAMTEAMARESRRFASENPDLPGINRSYENMPEETRKAVRANSARWRWETMDQWNRLFLDELRAIVEGGARAEAAGE; encoded by the coding sequence ATGCCGGTTTCGCGAGAGCGGTTCGCCCAGGGCCTCACGGCCGACGAGTTCCAGGCCAGGATGACCCAGAACCAGGAACGCTACGAGGCCAACATCGCCGCGGCAGCCGCCATCATCACCGATGACGATCGCCGGGCATTCGGGGCGCGCCCACTCTCGATCGTCGCGATCGCCGAGGACTGGTGCACCGATGTGATCCACTTCCTCCCGGTAGTCGTCGCGCTTTCCCGTGAGATCCCCTCGATCGATCTGCGGATCTTCCTCCGCGACGAGAACCTGGACCTGATGGACCAGTACCTCAACCAGGGCAAGTACCGTTCGATTCCCGTCTTCGTCCTCTACGATGCCGACTGGAACGAGCTGGGGCACTTCATCGAGCGGCCTGCTGCGATGACCGAGGCAATGGCACGCGAGTCACGGCGCTTCGCCAGCGAGAATCCGGACCTGCCCGGCATCAACCGCAGCTACGAGAACATGCCCGAGGAGACGCGCAAGGCGGTGCGTGCGAACAGCGCCCGCTGGCGCTGGGAGACCATGGATCAGTGGAACCGCCTGTTCCTGGACGAGCTGCGCGCCATCGTCGAGGGCGGCGCCCGCGCCGAAGCGGCAGGCGAGTAG
- a CDS encoding DedA family protein, with amino-acid sequence MTGASRSTTIEELILTYGIVIMALIVFLGELGMPTGVPIEVGLLLAGALAVHSVPELIFAVLLVTAADVLGGATLYFVARTGGVRLLDRILRRFGRRGEETVSRWRQRLGGRDVGVVAIGRSLPLVRMYVSIGSGLLRFRPRDFLIGGIPGGAIWSGTPIALGYLFRSDVHRLVTEYSKVSTWAFASMPALSATIALVWWIRRGHSTWVRLQRGRMVLSVVIAGVAAVFLVRTIALHGAALSAGMAAIGRPLLTPWVLLLAGFAAALLNVALSDLMATLRRREVHAPFVRPVTAELATTVLWASLVLAVGAIMFGMHIHYPVL; translated from the coding sequence GTGACCGGAGCGAGCAGGAGCACAACCATCGAAGAACTGATTCTCACCTACGGCATCGTGATCATGGCGCTCATCGTCTTCCTGGGCGAGCTTGGCATGCCGACCGGGGTGCCAATCGAGGTCGGTTTGCTCCTCGCCGGGGCGCTCGCGGTGCACAGCGTGCCGGAACTGATCTTCGCCGTCCTGCTGGTCACCGCGGCCGACGTGCTCGGTGGCGCCACACTCTACTTCGTCGCCCGCACCGGCGGGGTCCGGCTGCTCGACCGCATCCTGCGCCGCTTCGGCCGGCGCGGCGAAGAGACTGTCTCCCGCTGGCGGCAACGGCTGGGCGGTCGCGACGTGGGTGTCGTCGCCATCGGCCGCTCACTGCCACTGGTGCGGATGTACGTCTCGATCGGGTCGGGACTGCTGCGCTTCCGCCCCCGTGATTTCCTCATCGGCGGGATCCCTGGCGGCGCGATCTGGAGCGGTACCCCGATCGCGCTCGGCTACCTCTTCCGATCCGACGTCCACCGGCTCGTGACCGAGTACTCCAAGGTCTCGACCTGGGCCTTCGCGTCGATGCCGGCACTCAGCGCAACGATCGCGCTGGTGTGGTGGATCCGCCGGGGTCACAGCACCTGGGTGCGGCTGCAGCGCGGGCGGATGGTTCTGAGCGTGGTGATCGCAGGGGTAGCAGCAGTGTTCCTCGTCCGCACCATCGCCCTGCACGGCGCGGCGCTCAGCGCCGGGATGGCCGCCATCGGCCGGCCGCTGCTGACGCCGTGGGTACTCCTGCTCGCGGGTTTCGCCGCCGCGCTGCTCAACGTCGCGCTGAGCGACCTGATGGCCACTCTGCGCCGGCGCGAGGTACACGCCCCCTTCGTCCGACCCGTCACCGCCGAGCTTGCCACCACCGTACTCTGGGCATCGCTCGTGCTCGCCGTCGGCGCGATCATGTTCGGTATGCACATCCACTACCCGGTGCTGTAG
- a CDS encoding EAL and HDOD domain-containing protein gives MTEVLIGRQPIYDRDLRVFGYELLFRSAEPGQATIVDGERATSDVVLNALVEIGLDRLVGDAHAFINLTHNFVLGGYPTALPPDRVVLEILESAPADDDLVGAVRGLREAGYTVALDDFDFRDSLRPLVETATIVKLDLQALGRPGVEANVRRLRGYNVRLLAEKVETHDDLAFCRELGFDYYQGYFFCKPDLVRERRIPGNRLAVLLLLAKLQDPETDFSELEALIAQDVSLSYKVLRLINSAFYARPTKVESIRQALILLGTRLVATWVTLIAMASVEDKPTELMTTAMVRGRMCEMLARAQRVPNKDMYFTAGLFSVLDALLDAPMAEVLERLPLSDELEQALLEGTGPLGATLQAVLAYERAEWDAIDLPGVEPHVLAAAYLDAIAWAHDMRAALTS, from the coding sequence ATGACAGAGGTCCTCATCGGTCGGCAACCGATCTACGACCGCGATCTCCGCGTGTTCGGCTATGAGCTGCTCTTCCGCTCGGCCGAGCCCGGCCAGGCGACCATCGTCGATGGCGAGCGCGCCACCTCCGACGTGGTGCTCAACGCCCTGGTCGAGATCGGCCTCGACCGCCTGGTTGGCGACGCCCACGCCTTCATCAACCTGACGCACAACTTCGTCCTCGGCGGCTACCCCACGGCCCTCCCACCCGACCGGGTCGTGCTGGAGATTCTGGAGAGCGCGCCAGCGGACGACGATCTGGTGGGGGCTGTTCGCGGGCTGCGCGAAGCCGGGTACACCGTGGCGCTCGACGACTTCGACTTCCGTGACAGCCTCCGACCGCTGGTTGAGACGGCGACCATCGTCAAGCTGGATCTCCAGGCACTCGGACGGCCCGGGGTTGAGGCCAACGTGCGGCGCCTGCGGGGATACAACGTGCGCCTCCTGGCGGAGAAAGTCGAGACGCACGACGACCTGGCGTTCTGCCGCGAACTCGGGTTCGACTACTACCAGGGCTACTTCTTCTGCAAGCCGGACCTCGTCCGCGAGCGCCGGATACCGGGCAACCGGCTCGCGGTCTTGCTACTGCTGGCCAAGTTGCAAGACCCGGAAACCGACTTCTCCGAGCTGGAGGCCCTGATCGCGCAAGACGTCTCGCTCAGCTACAAGGTGCTGCGGCTGATCAACTCGGCATTCTACGCCCGCCCGACGAAGGTCGAGTCGATCCGCCAGGCGCTCATCCTCCTCGGTACCCGGCTCGTCGCCACCTGGGTGACATTGATCGCGATGGCGAGCGTGGAGGACAAGCCGACCGAGTTGATGACCACGGCAATGGTGCGCGGGCGCATGTGCGAGATGCTGGCTCGCGCGCAGCGCGTCCCCAACAAGGACATGTACTTCACCGCCGGGCTCTTCTCAGTGCTCGACGCGCTGCTCGACGCCCCGATGGCCGAAGTGCTGGAGCGGCTGCCGCTCTCGGATGAGTTGGAGCAGGCGCTGCTGGAGGGCACCGGGCCGCTGGGAGCGACCCTGCAAGCGGTCCTGGCGTACGAACGCGCCGAGTGGGACGCCATCGACCTGCCGGGCGTTGAGCCCCACGTCCTCGCGGCAGCCTACCTCGACGCCATCGCCTGGGCCCACGACATGCGCGCCGCCCTCACCTCCTGA
- a CDS encoding M20 family metallopeptidase: MADREELRRKVIEAIDQHRDRILEVAETIRVNPEIGYQEYKASALLASSIREFGYEVEKPAGGLETAFVAARHGRGDGPVIAVLAEYDALPGIGHGCGHNLIAASGLAAAIGLGAVMDHLNGIFEVIGTPAEEGGAGKVRLAEAGIFNDVDASLMVHHGGDRTDAPVEWPEGTCLAVAHVDFEYFGKPAHAAADPYNGANALNGVIKLFTGIDALRQHIHMESRIHGIITHGGDAANVVPKYAAAKFYVRAASRAYLEELLDKVKKIAEGAALMTGTEVKITEHEICYDMRPSYVIGKRYRENMEAVGMEISPRDPGRGMYSTDFGNISYLMPAVTGSFAISKEPIPGHSQQVVDASGSEFGYEQLIKVSKAMALTALDLFLEPELLAAAKEEHRNWDKLAAQ; encoded by the coding sequence ATGGCGGACCGTGAAGAACTGCGCCGGAAGGTGATCGAGGCCATCGATCAGCACCGCGACCGGATCCTGGAGGTCGCCGAGACGATCCGGGTGAACCCGGAGATCGGCTATCAGGAGTACAAGGCATCCGCCCTACTCGCCTCCAGCATCCGGGAGTTCGGCTACGAGGTGGAGAAGCCCGCGGGCGGCCTGGAAACCGCCTTCGTCGCGGCGCGCCACGGCCGGGGCGACGGGCCCGTCATCGCCGTCCTGGCCGAGTACGACGCGCTGCCCGGCATCGGCCACGGCTGCGGCCACAACCTGATCGCGGCCTCGGGGCTGGCGGCTGCTATCGGCCTCGGCGCCGTCATGGACCACCTCAACGGGATCTTCGAGGTGATTGGCACCCCGGCCGAAGAGGGCGGGGCCGGGAAGGTCCGCCTGGCCGAGGCCGGCATCTTCAACGATGTCGACGCCTCCCTCATGGTCCACCACGGCGGCGACCGCACCGACGCGCCGGTCGAGTGGCCGGAGGGCACCTGCCTCGCGGTCGCCCATGTCGACTTCGAGTACTTCGGCAAGCCCGCCCACGCCGCGGCCGACCCCTACAACGGCGCCAATGCTCTGAACGGCGTGATCAAGCTCTTCACCGGCATCGACGCCCTGCGCCAGCACATCCACATGGAGTCCCGCATCCACGGGATCATCACCCACGGCGGCGACGCCGCGAACGTGGTCCCCAAGTACGCCGCTGCCAAGTTCTACGTCCGCGCCGCCTCGCGCGCCTACCTGGAGGAACTGCTCGACAAGGTGAAGAAGATCGCCGAGGGCGCCGCACTGATGACCGGCACCGAGGTGAAGATCACCGAGCACGAGATCTGCTACGACATGCGCCCCAGCTACGTGATCGGCAAGCGCTACCGGGAGAACATGGAGGCCGTGGGCATGGAGATCAGCCCGCGCGATCCCGGCCGCGGCATGTACTCCACCGACTTCGGCAACATCAGCTACCTGATGCCCGCCGTCACCGGCAGCTTCGCCATCAGCAAAGAGCCGATCCCGGGCCACTCCCAGCAGGTGGTAGATGCCTCCGGGTCCGAGTTCGGGTACGAGCAGTTGATCAAGGTCTCCAAGGCCATGGCGCTGACCGCGCTCGATCTCTTCCTGGAGCCCGAGCTGCTGGCCGCGGCCAAGGAGGAGCATCGCAACTGGGACAAGCTCGCCGCCCAGTAG
- a CDS encoding thioredoxin domain-containing protein: MANRLQHETSPYLLQHADNPVDWYPWGEEALEAARTQDKPILLSIGYAACHWCHVMERESFENPDIAALMNQHFINIKVDREERPDLDTVYMAAAQMMTGQGGWPLTIFLMPDGKPFYAGTYFPPEDRSGMPGFPRVLLAVAEAYRNRRADLERAANDIQGHLTEHFRWSLPETAITPALLNEAASGLARQFDEANGGFGGAPKFPPPMALEFLLRYRLRTGSDTALRIVELTLERMARGGIHDQVGGGFHRYAVDATWLVPHFEKMLYDNALLARLYTLTYQATGHPFYAATALDTIEYVLREMTSPDGGFYSTQDADSEGEEGKFYVWTPEELEAVLGPEQAPIVARYYGVHPGGNFEGKSILHVPEAPESVAAAFDLTIDELVEIIGPAREKLYAARAQRVWPGRDEKILTDWNGLMLRALAQAAIALGRSDLRDAAVRNATFLHTHLYRDGRLLHSYKDGEAKITGYLADYASLIAGLLALYEATFDVRWIAWARDLTDRAIADFWDNEGGAFFDTSADDAPLVARPKDAFDSATPSGNSLMAESLLRLGLLLGEDDYRQRAMTVLERFAALAAKAPTGFGQLLCAADLALAEAHEIALVGDPQVPAMAEMLAVVQQPYLPHQVVALRHPDQDGEDEVIPLLAGRTARDGQPTAYVCRNYACRQPVTTAHDLAAELGMAVE, from the coding sequence ATGGCCAACCGACTCCAGCACGAGACCAGCCCGTACCTGCTGCAACACGCGGACAACCCGGTCGACTGGTACCCGTGGGGCGAGGAGGCACTGGAGGCGGCCCGTACCCAGGACAAGCCGATCCTCCTGAGCATCGGCTACGCCGCCTGCCACTGGTGCCACGTCATGGAGCGCGAGTCGTTCGAGAACCCGGACATCGCCGCCCTGATGAACCAGCACTTCATCAACATCAAGGTGGATCGCGAGGAGCGCCCCGACCTGGACACCGTCTACATGGCGGCGGCGCAGATGATGACTGGCCAGGGCGGCTGGCCCCTGACGATCTTCCTCATGCCCGACGGCAAGCCGTTCTACGCCGGCACCTACTTCCCGCCTGAGGACCGCTCCGGCATGCCCGGCTTCCCTCGGGTGCTGCTGGCCGTGGCCGAAGCCTACCGGAACCGCCGCGCCGACCTGGAGCGGGCGGCCAACGACATCCAGGGCCACCTCACCGAGCACTTCCGCTGGTCGCTCCCCGAGACGGCGATCACCCCGGCTCTGCTCAACGAGGCCGCCAGCGGGCTCGCGCGCCAGTTCGACGAGGCGAACGGCGGCTTCGGCGGCGCGCCGAAGTTCCCACCACCCATGGCGCTCGAGTTCCTGCTGCGCTACCGCCTGCGCACCGGGTCCGACACCGCCCTGCGCATCGTGGAGCTGACGCTGGAGCGGATGGCGCGGGGCGGCATCCACGATCAGGTCGGCGGCGGCTTCCACCGCTACGCCGTGGACGCGACCTGGCTGGTGCCCCACTTCGAGAAGATGCTCTATGACAACGCGCTCCTGGCGCGCCTCTACACCCTCACCTACCAGGCAACCGGCCACCCCTTCTACGCCGCGACCGCCCTGGACACGATCGAGTACGTCCTCCGCGAGATGACCTCGCCTGACGGGGGCTTCTACTCCACCCAGGACGCCGACAGCGAGGGCGAGGAGGGCAAGTTCTACGTCTGGACGCCCGAGGAGCTGGAGGCGGTGCTCGGCCCGGAGCAGGCGCCGATTGTCGCCCGCTACTACGGCGTGCATCCCGGCGGCAACTTCGAGGGCAAGAGCATCCTCCACGTGCCGGAGGCGCCGGAATCCGTTGCCGCGGCCTTCGACCTGACGATCGACGAGTTGGTCGAGATCATCGGCCCGGCACGGGAGAAGCTCTACGCAGCGCGCGCCCAGCGCGTCTGGCCCGGCCGCGACGAGAAGATCCTGACCGACTGGAACGGCCTGATGCTCCGCGCGCTCGCCCAGGCAGCCATCGCCCTCGGCCGTTCGGACCTGCGCGACGCCGCCGTGCGCAACGCCACCTTCCTGCACACGCACCTCTACCGCGACGGCCGGCTGCTCCACAGTTATAAGGACGGCGAGGCGAAGATCACCGGCTACCTGGCGGACTACGCGTCCCTCATCGCCGGGCTGCTCGCGCTCTACGAGGCGACCTTCGACGTCCGCTGGATCGCCTGGGCGCGCGACCTGACCGACCGCGCCATCGCCGACTTCTGGGACAATGAGGGCGGCGCCTTCTTCGACACCTCGGCGGACGATGCACCGCTCGTGGCTCGGCCCAAGGACGCGTTCGACTCGGCGACCCCGAGCGGCAACTCGCTGATGGCCGAATCCCTGCTGCGGCTCGGACTGCTCCTGGGCGAAGACGATTATCGCCAGCGCGCCATGACCGTGCTGGAACGCTTCGCCGCGCTGGCGGCCAAGGCACCGACCGGCTTCGGCCAGCTCCTCTGCGCAGCCGACCTGGCACTCGCCGAGGCGCACGAGATCGCGCTCGTGGGCGATCCCCAGGTGCCGGCCATGGCCGAGATGCTGGCCGTGGTGCAGCAGCCCTACCTGCCGCATCAGGTCGTGGCCCTGCGCCACCCCGACCAGGACGGCGAGGACGAGGTCATCCCGCTGCTCGCCGGGCGCACCGCGCGCGACGGCCAGCCCACCGCCTACGTCTGCCGCAACTACGCCTGCCGTCAACCGGTCACCACCGCCCACGACCTCGCCGCCGAGCTTGGTATGGCGGTGGAATGA
- a CDS encoding sortase yields the protein MTQAPEERTRNGDTLARTLLRRALFGIGCVALAAAIWTLVEPTAAPGATQTPEADVTGAVASQSGSTDPEPANRARTDLPATADGASPVDPEARRAAPTHLSIPSAAIDVGIVPVTSHVITIDGQPVLEWEVAEYAAGYHDTSARPGEPGNIVIAGHSDWKGTVFGTLDQVALGDPVLIRTEDGTVHRYRVTEIHYRKERGASLAERLAAGAFIGPTEDERVTLVSCWPPLVNDHRLIVVAHPEETAMTP from the coding sequence ATGACGCAGGCACCTGAGGAACGGACACGCAACGGCGACACGCTTGCCCGGACGCTGCTCCGCAGGGCGCTCTTCGGGATCGGATGTGTCGCCCTGGCAGCGGCGATCTGGACGCTCGTCGAGCCCACCGCCGCGCCCGGAGCGACACAGACCCCGGAGGCCGACGTGACAGGCGCCGTCGCGTCGCAGTCCGGCAGCACCGACCCGGAGCCGGCCAACCGGGCACGCACCGACCTTCCCGCCACGGCGGACGGTGCGAGCCCGGTGGATCCGGAGGCTCGGCGTGCCGCTCCGACCCATCTGTCGATCCCCTCGGCGGCGATCGATGTCGGCATCGTGCCGGTCACGAGCCACGTCATCACCATCGATGGGCAGCCCGTCCTGGAGTGGGAGGTCGCCGAGTACGCGGCAGGCTACCATGACACGTCGGCCCGTCCGGGAGAGCCGGGCAACATCGTGATCGCCGGACACAGCGACTGGAAGGGTACGGTCTTCGGCACGTTGGACCAGGTCGCGCTCGGTGATCCGGTCCTGATCCGCACCGAGGACGGCACGGTGCACCGCTATCGGGTGACGGAGATCCACTACCGGAAGGAGCGTGGCGCCTCACTCGCCGAGCGGCTCGCGGCCGGCGCGTTCATCGGCCCAACCGAGGACGAGCGCGTGACGCTCGTCTCGTGCTGGCCGCCGCTCGTCAACGATCACCGGCTGATTGTCGTCGCACATCCGGAGGAGACCGCCATGACGCCGTAG
- a CDS encoding zinc-dependent alcohol dehydrogenase, whose protein sequence is MQALQFSDNIPRYVLSKVVGRGYRKVFWSDLACLQLRDVPPPRLPTPEWVRVKTRYGGICGSDLGTILLHTSTATTPFVSFPFTLGHENVGTIEEIGSAVEGFAVGQRVVVDPVLGCEVRGFRDLCPACARGDRNLCLRFREGTIAPGMLTGFCRDTGGSWSPNFVAHRSQLVPVPDSVSDENALMAEPFAGALHAVLRNRPEDDQTVLILGAGVLGLCTIAAIRAIGSRALIIVAARHPLQREMAARYGADVILRETRGVDLYRAVARETGGDVHKPVIGKHVVRGGADLVFDCVGSDETLDDGLRLTGPGGRLVLVGLAAVPSGVDWSTIWMKEITVRGTYCYAIEEINGERISTMALTVRLMAEGKLDLAPLVTHRFRLEDYREALDTVTRKGRSGVIKAVFAFD, encoded by the coding sequence GTGCAGGCGCTGCAGTTCAGCGACAACATTCCCCGCTATGTGCTGTCGAAGGTCGTCGGGCGAGGCTATCGGAAGGTGTTCTGGAGCGACCTCGCCTGCTTGCAGTTGCGAGACGTCCCGCCGCCCCGGCTGCCGACCCCGGAGTGGGTGCGCGTCAAGACGCGCTACGGTGGCATCTGCGGTAGCGACCTGGGGACGATCCTCCTCCACACCAGCACCGCCACCACTCCGTTCGTGTCCTTCCCCTTCACGCTCGGCCACGAGAACGTGGGCACGATCGAGGAGATCGGGAGCGCCGTCGAAGGGTTCGCCGTCGGGCAGCGGGTCGTGGTCGATCCGGTCCTCGGCTGCGAGGTGCGCGGCTTCCGCGACCTGTGCCCGGCCTGCGCGCGAGGTGATCGCAACCTCTGCCTGCGCTTCCGCGAAGGGACCATCGCCCCCGGGATGCTCACCGGTTTCTGCCGGGACACCGGCGGGAGCTGGAGCCCCAACTTCGTCGCCCACCGGTCACAGCTCGTCCCGGTGCCGGATAGCGTCTCCGATGAGAACGCGCTGATGGCCGAGCCGTTCGCCGGGGCGCTGCATGCCGTCCTGCGCAACCGGCCGGAGGACGATCAGACGGTGTTGATCCTGGGTGCCGGGGTGCTCGGCCTCTGCACCATCGCCGCCATCCGCGCCATTGGCTCGCGCGCGCTGATCATCGTCGCGGCGCGCCACCCGCTCCAGCGGGAGATGGCCGCGCGCTACGGGGCCGATGTGATCCTGCGCGAGACACGCGGCGTCGATCTCTACCGCGCGGTCGCCCGCGAGACCGGCGGCGACGTGCACAAGCCCGTGATCGGCAAGCACGTCGTGCGGGGCGGTGCCGACCTGGTCTTCGACTGTGTGGGGTCGGACGAGACGCTCGACGACGGCCTACGCCTGACCGGCCCGGGCGGCAGGCTGGTACTGGTGGGGCTGGCGGCGGTGCCGAGCGGGGTGGACTGGTCCACCATCTGGATGAAGGAGATCACCGTCCGCGGCACCTACTGCTACGCGATCGAAGAGATCAACGGCGAGCGCATCTCGACCATGGCGCTGACGGTGCGTCTGATGGCCGAGGGGAAACTCGACCTGGCGCCGCTCGTCACCCACCGCTTCCGGCTCGAGGACTACCGCGAGGCGCTGGACACCGTCACCCGCAAGGGCCGCAGCGGCGTGATCAAGGCAGTGTTCGCGTTCGACTGA
- a CDS encoding S8 family peptidase — protein MRRILTLAVLLALTLSQLALPASAAGPARSYLILTQGNNIPPGLASQVESQGGTVTRAIPEVGVLVAQSADAGFASKAARLGGVRSVVPNVKLRWTQPVAPVTLSAAEAAAIEADGVTDPFLALQWGHTAVKAQEAWAKGVRGAGVRVAVLDTGIDASHPDLAGQVNQELSISFVPGEDWTHTPGTGFSHGTHVAGTIAAAADGSGAVGIAPEAELVGVKVLSDAEGTGTFEAVIAGIVYAANIDADIINMSLGAVLARSGYCDEEGCVSAREVQELMTALGRATTYAYQQGTTIIASAGNDAINGDKDKDGLHVPSDAPHVLSISATGPLGWALDPSTDLDVPAFYTNYGRSVIDFAAPGGNVDFALEESGLLCFVAGALAPCWVFDLVFSTIEDGGYGWAAGTSMAAPHVSGVAALIISQNGGSMKPQHVERDLRAAADDLGQPGNDPFYGKGRVNAERAIR, from the coding sequence ATGCGACGCATTCTCACGCTCGCGGTGTTGCTTGCTCTCACGCTGAGCCAGCTTGCCTTGCCGGCCAGCGCTGCAGGTCCGGCTCGCTCCTATCTGATCCTCACTCAGGGAAACAACATCCCGCCCGGTCTCGCGAGCCAGGTGGAGTCCCAGGGCGGCACGGTCACACGCGCGATCCCGGAGGTAGGCGTCCTCGTGGCCCAGAGCGCCGATGCCGGGTTCGCTTCCAAGGCCGCGCGCCTCGGAGGGGTGCGCTCGGTCGTCCCCAACGTGAAGCTCCGATGGACGCAGCCGGTGGCCCCGGTCACCCTGAGCGCCGCCGAGGCGGCCGCGATTGAAGCCGACGGCGTGACCGACCCGTTCCTCGCGCTGCAGTGGGGCCACACGGCGGTCAAAGCACAGGAGGCATGGGCCAAGGGCGTACGGGGCGCCGGGGTCCGGGTGGCAGTGCTCGACACCGGTATCGACGCCTCCCACCCCGACCTTGCCGGGCAGGTCAACCAGGAGTTGAGCATCTCGTTCGTCCCGGGTGAGGACTGGACCCATACCCCGGGCACCGGCTTCAGCCACGGGACCCACGTCGCCGGCACGATTGCGGCCGCGGCGGACGGGAGTGGTGCGGTCGGGATCGCCCCTGAGGCGGAGCTGGTCGGGGTGAAGGTCCTGTCGGATGCGGAAGGCACCGGCACGTTCGAGGCGGTCATCGCCGGGATCGTCTACGCCGCCAACATCGACGCCGACATCATCAACATGAGCCTCGGCGCCGTGCTCGCCCGCAGCGGCTACTGTGATGAGGAGGGCTGCGTCAGCGCCCGAGAGGTGCAGGAGTTGATGACCGCGCTCGGGCGCGCTACCACCTACGCGTACCAGCAGGGCACTACGATCATCGCCTCGGCCGGCAACGACGCCATCAACGGCGACAAGGACAAGGACGGCCTCCATGTGCCGTCGGATGCCCCACATGTCCTCTCGATCTCGGCCACCGGGCCGCTCGGCTGGGCCCTCGACCCGTCGACCGACCTCGACGTTCCGGCGTTCTACACCAACTATGGCCGCTCGGTGATCGACTTCGCGGCTCCCGGCGGCAACGTCGACTTCGCGCTCGAGGAGTCCGGCCTGTTGTGCTTCGTCGCCGGGGCCCTTGCCCCGTGCTGGGTGTTCGATCTGGTCTTCAGCACGATTGAGGATGGCGGCTACGGCTGGGCCGCCGGGACCAGCATGGCCGCACCGCACGTCTCCGGCGTCGCGGCGCTGATCATCAGCCAGAACGGTGGCTCGATGAAGCCGCAGCATGTGGAGCGCGACCTGCGCGCCGCGGCGGACGACCTGGGCCAGCCCGGGAACGACCCCTTCTATGGCAAGGGCCGGGTCAACGCGGAGCGGGCGATCCGCTAG
- a CDS encoding class II aldolase/adducin family protein: MTVETGYSLLNANQAAAPDFSVIGELRTETQRWFAEGLKRELLRRGHTYHEKPVPDIRLVLNVVDPDNPQPYRRKAQATFVTAIVDLDYYPEDFIRTGYPYLVRALSNLGILLARGENGLEAHFLTMEQGHYVVTYTPGEDDEFFARIYDRIQPLASSQLVINNIFKTDLEEELWNGDEITQQLTRAGQKLDAMNLLPAPFPIHEILGPRDLRHVMRLYGIGGLSYGNLSARKDEKRFWMSASGVDKSKLEVIGRDILLVSDFDPETPAMILSVPPNVQPRRVSVDAIEHWMIYREHPEVGAIVHVHAWMDGIRSTEINYPCGTIQLATAVAELVRQEPDPSRAVIGLKNHGVTITGHSLDEIFERIEGKIIPQVPMS; this comes from the coding sequence ATGACTGTCGAAACCGGGTACTCTCTTCTGAACGCCAACCAGGCAGCCGCACCGGATTTCTCCGTGATCGGCGAGCTGCGGACCGAGACCCAGCGCTGGTTCGCCGAAGGGCTGAAGCGGGAACTGCTGCGCCGGGGCCACACCTACCACGAAAAGCCAGTCCCGGACATCCGGCTCGTGCTCAACGTCGTTGACCCGGACAACCCGCAGCCGTACCGGCGGAAGGCGCAGGCGACGTTCGTCACGGCCATCGTCGATCTGGACTACTACCCCGAGGACTTCATCCGGACCGGCTACCCGTACCTGGTTCGAGCGCTCTCGAACCTCGGTATCCTCCTGGCGCGGGGCGAGAACGGGCTGGAAGCCCACTTCCTGACCATGGAGCAAGGGCACTACGTCGTCACGTACACCCCGGGGGAGGATGACGAGTTCTTCGCCCGCATCTACGATCGCATCCAGCCGCTGGCCTCGTCGCAACTGGTGATCAACAACATCTTCAAGACCGACTTGGAAGAGGAACTCTGGAACGGCGACGAGATCACGCAGCAGCTCACCCGGGCCGGGCAGAAGCTGGACGCCATGAACCTCTTGCCGGCTCCGTTCCCGATCCACGAGATCCTCGGCCCGCGTGACCTGCGCCATGTGATGCGCCTCTACGGCATCGGCGGGCTCAGCTACGGCAACCTCAGTGCGCGCAAGGACGAGAAGCGTTTCTGGATGAGCGCCAGCGGTGTCGACAAGAGCAAGCTGGAGGTGATCGGGCGGGATATCCTGCTCGTCTCCGACTTCGACCCGGAGACGCCGGCCATGATCCTGAGCGTGCCACCCAACGTGCAGCCGCGCCGGGTCTCCGTCGACGCCATCGAGCACTGGATGATCTACCGCGAGCACCCGGAAGTCGGGGCCATCGTGCACGTCCACGCCTGGATGGACGGCATTCGCTCGACCGAGATCAACTACCCCTGCGGCACGATCCAGCTCGCGACCGCCGTGGCCGAGCTGGTCCGCCAGGAGCCGGACCCGAGCCGCGCCGTGATCGGGCTCAAGAACCACGGTGTGACGATCACCGGACACAGCCTGGACGAGATCTTCGAGCGCATCGAGGGCAAGATCATCCCCCAGGTGCCGATGTCGTAG